A single Nostoc sp. PCC 7107 DNA region contains:
- a CDS encoding S-layer homology domain-containing protein: MFLCKRPAALLSLAVLLTSLTACSNNPTAKNLEESLAADPRLQNNPVVFGETNKGEPQSAQNEATVQLPADFPKEIPLYSNAKLQEVTPASGSNNQASTRWLSSDPSNFITSFYRRQLQDNNWQIDQQPADDIGTFAARRNNLLVKVSIQAQSVTNAAPNQPQTATSLVIDYAPNSAETVQSTPTTNNTPQPGNPQFIGPVAPNAATTQPSTTPNNSTTTATTTTSEEFSDLNKAPQELRQHIQDLAELGVLLVESSANKANSNNTNLFEPGKIITRRMYARWLVAANNAMYPNNSAKQIRLAAETTQPAFSDVAKTDPDFPAIQGLAEAGLIPSSLSGDSTTVLFRPDAPLTREQLILWKVPLDTRQALPTANLDAVKQTWGFQDVGKIDPKALRAILADFPSAEQSNIRRVFGYTTLFQPKKPVTRAEAAAALWYFGTVGDGVSASDALKLKRSPT; the protein is encoded by the coding sequence GTGTTTCTCTGCAAACGTCCAGCCGCCTTATTAAGTTTGGCTGTTTTACTTACTTCCCTAACAGCCTGTAGTAACAATCCAACCGCCAAAAACCTGGAAGAATCTTTGGCGGCTGATCCCCGACTGCAAAACAACCCAGTTGTCTTTGGAGAAACTAATAAAGGCGAACCACAATCAGCACAGAATGAAGCAACAGTCCAGCTTCCTGCCGACTTTCCCAAAGAAATTCCGTTATATTCCAATGCCAAACTTCAGGAAGTTACGCCTGCTAGTGGTTCCAATAATCAAGCATCAACTCGCTGGTTGAGTTCCGATCCCAGTAATTTTATTACCAGCTTTTATCGTAGACAGTTGCAGGATAATAACTGGCAAATTGACCAACAACCAGCCGATGATATTGGTACTTTTGCAGCACGACGCAATAATTTGCTAGTCAAAGTATCCATTCAAGCTCAATCAGTTACGAATGCTGCACCTAATCAACCACAAACAGCTACTAGTTTAGTAATTGATTATGCGCCTAATAGTGCTGAGACGGTACAATCTACACCAACAACTAATAATACTCCGCAACCTGGCAATCCGCAGTTTATTGGCCCAGTAGCACCTAACGCTGCAACCACCCAACCAAGCACTACGCCTAATAATTCAACTACTACTGCAACGACAACTACATCTGAAGAATTTTCTGACCTCAACAAAGCGCCACAAGAATTACGTCAACATATCCAAGACTTAGCTGAATTGGGTGTGTTATTGGTTGAATCTTCAGCAAATAAAGCTAATTCTAACAACACAAACTTATTTGAACCGGGGAAAATCATCACCCGCCGAATGTATGCGCGTTGGTTAGTGGCGGCGAACAATGCAATGTATCCAAATAATTCGGCCAAGCAGATACGTTTAGCAGCGGAAACTACGCAGCCTGCTTTTAGTGATGTAGCAAAAACTGACCCAGATTTTCCCGCAATTCAGGGACTAGCTGAGGCTGGTTTGATTCCTAGTTCCTTGTCGGGAGACTCAACTACAGTTTTATTTCGCCCAGATGCGCCTCTAACACGGGAGCAATTGATTTTGTGGAAAGTGCCTTTAGATACTCGCCAGGCTTTGCCTACTGCTAATTTGGATGCTGTTAAACAAACTTGGGGTTTTCAAGATGTCGGGAAAATTGATCCGAAGGCATTACGGGCAATTTTGGCTGATTTCCCAAGTGCAGAACAATCAAATATTCGGCGAGTGTTTGGCTATACGACTTTGTTTCAACCGAAAAAACCTGTGACTCGTGCCGAGGCTGCGGCGGCTTTGTGGTATTTTGGCACTGTAGGTGATGGAGTATCAGCGAGTGATGCTTTAAAGTTAAAGCGATCGCCTACATAA
- a CDS encoding SGNH/GDSL hydrolase family protein yields MKKRLVAAGFVFLSFMLPHKASAANFSQLYVFGDSLSDTGNVFNATGGLFPANPPYPNRSLSNGPLWIDYFGNQLGLQPTLATDLNTTIPTQGINFAFGGAASGMGNAVVRDALLPGVLEQVGLFAQPLLVNNQTADPNALYVVWGGANDFLFPNPQDLTTPVNNIGLALTTLASVGARNILVFNLPDLGKLPGATDNRDPATLTQSTNNFNFGLQTTVAALNQNLNLNIIPVDVNSLFNRAIASPSEFGLTNVTESCLSTVDCLNNQNQFLFWDNFHPTTTAHRFIAETALAAIQTQQVPESSTTFGLLALGAVGAAGILKRQHQKSAFNPKNRVLAAQSSRIKVES; encoded by the coding sequence ATGAAAAAACGACTGGTAGCAGCAGGCTTTGTGTTTTTATCCTTCATGTTGCCACATAAAGCTTCGGCTGCAAATTTTAGCCAGCTTTATGTATTTGGCGATAGCTTATCTGATACAGGTAATGTTTTCAATGCTACGGGTGGTTTATTTCCAGCCAATCCACCTTACCCCAATAGAAGTTTATCTAACGGCCCGTTGTGGATTGACTATTTTGGCAATCAATTAGGATTACAGCCGACTTTAGCCACCGATTTAAATACTACTATTCCTACCCAAGGCATTAACTTTGCCTTTGGTGGCGCGGCTTCTGGTATGGGTAATGCGGTTGTACGTGATGCACTATTACCGGGAGTGTTAGAACAAGTAGGTTTGTTTGCTCAACCTCTCTTAGTTAATAACCAGACTGCTGATCCAAATGCGCTATATGTTGTGTGGGGTGGAGCGAATGACTTTCTATTTCCCAATCCCCAAGACTTAACAACACCAGTAAATAATATTGGTTTGGCATTAACTACTCTGGCTAGTGTGGGTGCAAGAAATATTTTGGTTTTTAACTTGCCAGATTTAGGGAAGCTTCCAGGCGCTACAGATAATCGAGATCCGGCAACTCTCACTCAATCAACCAATAATTTTAATTTTGGCTTACAAACAACTGTCGCGGCTTTAAACCAAAATCTCAATCTGAATATTATTCCTGTGGACGTAAATTCCCTGTTTAATCGAGCGATCGCATCCCCGTCAGAATTCGGTTTGACTAATGTCACAGAATCTTGTCTATCAACGGTGGATTGTCTAAACAACCAAAATCAGTTTTTATTTTGGGATAATTTTCACCCAACTACCACTGCTCATAGATTTATCGCAGAAACTGCATTGGCAGCAATCCAAACGCAGCAAGTTCCCGAATCTTCTACAACTTTCGGATTATTGGCGCTTGGTGCTGTGGGTGCAGCTGGAATACTCAAACGCCAACATCAAAAGTCAGCATTCAATCCAAAAAATCGGGTTCTTGCCGCACAATCATCTCGTATAAAGGTTGAAAGCTAA
- a CDS encoding class II aldolase/adducin family protein translates to MQAISVQKPNAPQPPTFTSIPEERLHRKQRLAAALRLFSRYGFDEGIAGHITARDPENLEHFWVNPFGMHFGLIRVSDLILVNQEGEVIIGDRPVNRAAFAIHSQIHAARPDAVGAAHAHSIYGKSWSSLGRLLDPLTQDACSFYQDHSLFDDYTGVVLDPQEGQRIAQTLGQKKAIILKNHGLLTVGHSVDEAAWWLITMERSCQVQLLAEAAGKPSPIKHESAELAHSQVGSHNLGWFSFQPLYEMIVRQEPDFLD, encoded by the coding sequence ATGCAAGCAATATCTGTACAAAAACCAAACGCACCCCAACCACCAACCTTTACCTCTATTCCAGAAGAACGTCTGCACCGGAAACAAAGATTAGCCGCAGCCTTGCGGTTATTTTCTCGCTATGGTTTTGATGAGGGAATTGCTGGACATATCACAGCACGCGACCCAGAAAATCTAGAACACTTTTGGGTGAATCCTTTTGGAATGCACTTTGGTTTAATTCGCGTCAGTGACCTCATTTTAGTCAACCAAGAAGGTGAGGTTATTATAGGCGATCGCCCAGTTAACCGAGCGGCTTTTGCCATTCATTCCCAAATTCATGCAGCCAGACCTGATGCAGTAGGGGCTGCTCATGCTCATTCTATCTATGGTAAAAGCTGGTCTAGTCTGGGTCGCTTGCTTGACCCCCTTACCCAAGATGCTTGTAGTTTTTACCAAGACCACAGCTTATTTGATGACTATACAGGTGTCGTGCTTGACCCGCAGGAAGGACAGCGGATTGCCCAAACCCTCGGACAAAAAAAAGCTATTATCCTCAAAAACCACGGTTTACTTACAGTTGGTCACTCAGTTGATGAAGCTGCTTGGTGGTTAATCACAATGGAGCGTTCTTGTCAAGTACAGTTATTGGCTGAGGCCGCAGGCAAACCTAGCCCAATTAAACATGAGTCTGCGGAGTTAGCACACTCCCAAGTGGGTTCACACAATTTAGGTTGGTTTAGCTTTCAACCTTTATACGAGATGATTGTGCGGCAAGAACCCGATTTTTTGGATTGA
- a CDS encoding M42 family metallopeptidase, with amino-acid sequence MSDYAQLFKIIEELVMHHSPSGAEAEINEFLLQQFAELGVEVWRDRADNIIAKIPGKDSTRAIAITAHKDEIGAIVKTIGDAGRVEVRKLGGAFPWVYGEGVVDLLGDNQTISGILSFGSRHVSHESPQKVQQEDTPVKWENAWIETKRTTAELEAAGIRTGTRMVVGKHRKHPIRLNDHIASYTLDNKASVAILLALAQKLKQPACDVYLVASAKEEVGAIGALFFTQNQQLDALIALEICPLSPEYPIKDGENPVLLSQDAYGIYDEPLNMQLCRAAKQLDISVQLAIISGFGSDASIAMKFGHVGRAACLAFPTQNTHGYEIAHLGAIANCINLLKGFCENFTE; translated from the coding sequence ATGTCGGATTACGCGCAGCTATTTAAGATTATTGAAGAACTAGTCATGCACCATTCCCCTAGCGGTGCAGAGGCGGAGATTAACGAATTTTTGCTCCAGCAATTTGCCGAGTTGGGAGTAGAAGTTTGGCGCGATCGCGCTGACAATATTATTGCTAAAATTCCTGGTAAAGATTCTACTAGAGCGATCGCTATTACGGCTCACAAAGATGAAATTGGCGCAATTGTCAAAACCATCGGTGATGCAGGTCGAGTAGAAGTTCGCAAACTAGGCGGTGCTTTTCCTTGGGTTTATGGTGAAGGTGTAGTCGATTTACTCGGCGACAATCAAACTATCTCCGGTATCCTCAGCTTTGGTTCTCGCCATGTCTCTCACGAATCTCCGCAAAAAGTTCAGCAAGAAGATACACCTGTAAAATGGGAAAATGCCTGGATTGAAACCAAACGCACCACCGCTGAATTAGAAGCCGCAGGTATTCGGACAGGAACCAGAATGGTAGTTGGTAAGCATCGCAAACATCCCATTCGCTTAAATGATCATATTGCCAGTTATACCTTAGATAATAAAGCTTCAGTGGCGATTCTTTTAGCTTTAGCCCAAAAATTGAAGCAGCCAGCCTGTGATGTATACTTGGTAGCCTCAGCCAAAGAAGAAGTCGGCGCAATTGGGGCGTTATTTTTTACCCAAAATCAGCAATTAGATGCTTTGATTGCTCTAGAAATTTGTCCTTTATCTCCAGAATACCCAATTAAAGACGGGGAAAATCCAGTACTGCTGTCTCAAGATGCCTATGGCATATATGATGAACCCTTGAATATGCAATTATGTCGGGCTGCAAAACAATTAGATATATCCGTACAATTAGCCATTATCAGCGGTTTTGGGAGTGATGCCTCAATAGCGATGAAATTTGGTCACGTTGGTCGTGCTGCTTGTTTAGCATTTCCTACACAAAACACCCACGGATATGAAATTGCTCATTTAGGTGCGATCGCCAACTGTATTAATCTATTAAAAGGCTTTTGTGAAAATTTCACAGAATAA
- a CDS encoding DUF3493 domain-containing protein codes for MVEPNPKTRLNPEQYARLKAEAATPYRGLRQFIYIGVGASGFIGAFVFFFRVLAGRELESTLPNLALQLGIVALMAFLWRWEKRNQLPK; via the coding sequence ATGGTAGAACCAAATCCCAAAACCCGCCTTAATCCAGAACAGTATGCCCGTTTAAAAGCAGAAGCCGCAACTCCGTATCGCGGCTTGCGGCAATTTATCTATATTGGTGTGGGTGCTTCTGGTTTTATTGGCGCATTTGTCTTCTTTTTTCGCGTCCTTGCTGGTAGAGAACTTGAAAGCACTTTACCTAATTTGGCATTGCAACTAGGAATAGTAGCTTTGATGGCTTTTTTGTGGCGCTGGGAAAAACGTAATCAACTACCTAAATAG
- a CDS encoding DUF1565 domain-containing protein gives MKHQGFHFSSVKNIYFLSGRNLKFNLSLKAGLTALLVAATGSTLLVGTANGGASPSVIAQAPATAKVIYVNPTTGQNNTGAGATAAAPYKTISFALAQAQLGTIIRLAPGTYNQEAGETFPLLLKSGVTIQGDEATKGQGVIITGAGFYTSRTFARQEITVLADNNSAIAGVTVINPTQRGTGIWVESTNPTIQNSTFTNNGREGVFVTGTGNPTIEGNIFVQNKGNGISLARAAQGIVRNNLFQDTGFGLAIGGTSTTLVEGNQIIQNQDGLFISDSAKPVLRKNVIQNNKRDGVVAITTAEPNLGTNENPGGNLIRGNTRYDVNNATKTSTIVAVGNDVDQKKIFGKVDFVAATVEPPSGGAVAFKDVPSNFWAKSYIEALASQSIIAGFPDGTFKPNEPVTRAQFATIITKALNPSAKRSAINFQDVPSNFWAFAAIKSAYQSQFVSGYPDGTFKPQQQIPRVQALVALANGLGLTANNQNIIGFYNDAAQIPNYAVGPVAAATSRQLVINYPTVKQLDPNRQATRAEVAAFVYQALVNAGRAQPINSPYLVTVQ, from the coding sequence ATGAAACATCAAGGTTTTCATTTTTCTTCCGTAAAAAATATTTATTTTCTTTCTGGAAGAAACCTTAAATTTAATTTATCCTTAAAAGCCGGGCTGACAGCTTTGTTAGTAGCTGCAACTGGTTCTACATTATTGGTGGGTACAGCAAATGGTGGCGCTTCGCCCAGCGTTATAGCGCAAGCACCAGCAACTGCAAAGGTAATTTATGTCAACCCAACAACTGGTCAAAACAATACAGGTGCTGGCGCAACAGCAGCAGCACCTTACAAAACTATTAGCTTTGCACTGGCTCAAGCTCAACTAGGGACAATTATTCGACTTGCGCCAGGAACTTATAACCAAGAGGCTGGAGAAACATTTCCGTTGTTGCTCAAATCAGGAGTGACAATTCAGGGTGATGAAGCAACCAAAGGCCAAGGGGTAATTATTACTGGCGCAGGTTTTTACACCAGTCGGACTTTTGCCAGACAAGAAATTACCGTCTTAGCTGATAATAATAGTGCGATCGCTGGTGTCACTGTTATTAACCCAACTCAACGCGGTACAGGTATTTGGGTAGAATCTACTAATCCCACCATCCAAAACAGCACTTTTACCAATAATGGTAGAGAGGGTGTGTTTGTCACAGGTACAGGAAATCCCACAATCGAAGGTAATATCTTTGTGCAGAACAAAGGTAATGGGATTTCCCTGGCTAGAGCGGCTCAAGGCATAGTCAGAAATAACTTATTTCAGGATACAGGTTTTGGTCTGGCGATCGGTGGAACTTCTACAACTTTAGTAGAAGGAAACCAAATCATTCAAAACCAAGATGGTTTGTTTATCTCAGACTCCGCTAAACCGGTACTTCGCAAGAATGTCATTCAAAATAATAAGCGAGACGGAGTAGTTGCCATTACCACTGCTGAACCTAACCTAGGTACTAATGAAAATCCCGGTGGTAATCTCATTCGTGGTAATACTCGTTATGACGTAAACAACGCCACTAAAACTAGTACCATCGTGGCTGTTGGTAATGATGTTGATCAGAAAAAAATCTTTGGTAAAGTAGATTTTGTTGCAGCCACAGTTGAACCACCATCAGGCGGTGCTGTGGCCTTTAAGGATGTACCCAGCAATTTTTGGGCAAAAAGCTACATTGAAGCTTTAGCCTCACAAAGTATTATTGCTGGCTTTCCTGATGGGACGTTTAAGCCTAATGAACCTGTAACTCGCGCCCAGTTTGCCACAATTATCACTAAAGCTTTAAATCCATCAGCTAAACGTAGCGCTATCAACTTTCAAGACGTGCCAAGCAATTTTTGGGCTTTCGCTGCCATAAAATCTGCTTATCAGAGCCAATTTGTCTCCGGCTACCCCGATGGAACTTTTAAACCACAACAACAAATTCCCAGAGTGCAAGCACTAGTCGCCTTAGCCAATGGTTTAGGCTTAACTGCCAATAATCAAAATATTATTGGGTTCTACAATGATGCGGCGCAAATTCCTAACTATGCAGTTGGCCCAGTTGCTGCGGCTACTTCACGCCAATTAGTGATTAACTATCCCACTGTTAAGCAGCTTGATCCTAATCGTCAAGCAACTAGAGCCGAAGTCGCGGCTTTTGTTTACCAAGCCTTAGTTAACGCTGGACGCGCTCAACCAATTAACTCACCCTATTTAGTCACAGTTCAGTAA
- a CDS encoding histidine kinase — translation MLKHDYMQASQDQPNYFEAPLQLLLFVDGRPQSRQQVQRIRAYLKELQAEYNFEVQIIDVGQQPYLAEHFKLVATPALIKIHPEPKQVLAGSNIIAQLKNWWPRWQAAVDAYLKLQEDFQERIDDNGRVSPPKSTINSVAVSAELIKLSDEIFHLKQEKERLQEQLQFKDRVIAMLAHDLRNPLTAAAIAIETLQSNYNIEVGEFQRLKPAMAAHLLKQARTQAKIIDRLIADLLQVGRGSDKELPIIPQKIELGQLCLEVLEELRDRYTAKSQTLETDIPSDLPCVYADPERIRQVLVNLLDNAIKYTPSGGKITVAGLHRTTQKIQFSVGDTGPGIPTESRDLIFENHFRLQRDQSTDGYGIGLCLCQRIVRSHYGQIWVDSSPNGGAWFHFTLPVYPF, via the coding sequence GTGCTGAAACACGATTACATGCAAGCTTCCCAGGATCAGCCTAATTATTTTGAGGCTCCTCTCCAATTGTTGCTGTTTGTCGATGGCAGACCCCAGTCTCGACAACAAGTACAGCGAATACGTGCTTACTTAAAAGAATTGCAGGCAGAGTATAACTTTGAGGTTCAAATTATTGATGTCGGGCAACAACCTTATCTCGCAGAACATTTTAAGTTAGTAGCTACGCCAGCATTAATCAAAATCCACCCAGAACCCAAGCAAGTTCTTGCTGGAAGTAATATCATTGCCCAATTAAAAAACTGGTGGCCGCGCTGGCAAGCGGCTGTAGATGCTTATTTAAAATTGCAAGAAGATTTTCAAGAACGGATAGATGATAATGGTCGGGTGTCACCGCCCAAATCTACAATTAATTCGGTTGCAGTTTCCGCAGAACTAATCAAGCTCTCAGATGAAATCTTTCATTTAAAACAAGAAAAGGAAAGACTGCAAGAGCAGTTACAATTCAAAGACCGAGTAATAGCGATGTTAGCTCACGATTTGCGGAATCCTTTAACTGCTGCGGCGATCGCTATTGAAACCCTTCAATCTAATTACAATATAGAAGTAGGCGAATTTCAGCGCTTGAAACCAGCAATGGCCGCCCACTTGTTAAAGCAAGCTCGGACTCAAGCCAAGATTATTGATCGGTTAATTGCCGATCTATTACAGGTAGGTAGAGGCAGCGATAAAGAGTTGCCAATTATACCTCAAAAAATTGAGCTAGGACAACTCTGTTTAGAGGTGTTAGAGGAATTGCGCGATCGCTACACTGCAAAATCCCAAACACTAGAAACAGACATTCCCTCAGATCTACCCTGCGTCTACGCCGATCCAGAACGTATCCGCCAAGTATTGGTGAACCTCTTAGATAATGCAATTAAATATACACCATCTGGTGGTAAAATTACGGTTGCCGGATTGCACCGCACTACTCAAAAAATTCAGTTTAGTGTCGGCGACACTGGCCCTGGTATTCCCACCGAGAGTCGTGATCTGATTTTTGAAAATCACTTCCGCCTGCAAAGAGATCAAAGTACAGATGGATATGGCATTGGTCTTTGTTTATGCCAGCGTATCGTGCGATCTCATTACGGTCAAATTTGGGTAGATTCAAGTCCCAACGGTGGCGCATGGTTCCACTTTACATTGCCAGTTTATCCATTTTAG
- a CDS encoding serine/threonine protein kinase, translating into MRSILLNNRYQVIQVLGAGGFGETFLAEDTHMPSRRRCVIKQLKPIANDPQTYELIQQRFEREAATLEYLGDSSDQIPRLHAYFSENGLFYLVQEWIHGETLTHLVETRGCQSETIVREILLSLLSVLDYVHSKGIIHRDIKPDNIILRSVDSQPVLIDFGAVKETIRTVVSKPGYPIQSMVIGTPGYMPGEQAIGRPIYATDIYSLGLTAIYLLTGKQPSALPTHQQTGEIIWQNEAPQVSPQLAMVLNQAIKPQASERYSTASKMLYALNSTTNLPTSPTINFRPTETASTQQTQAVSPPPKIPPLNSQKPIWIFGGLIVAGLIAGMGISRLSRPQQSELPIVNNSEYPADPTPSLAANEQPTSPPIASSVTPSTPPQQPVNSAPLSANNDATDSNSANESPVITDEQPVITDTDNSTTTPEAQPTVIPTKEAPAIQPDKPENKKKVSITSGLSVPAFPTGTNRSTVEATLGKPNRDLRGLWRNTRAVTYKIVPNQIDLGYLFDRNSGRLVQTEAAFNQSVDPEVMQNTLSGMLNGQVTPEIQQGLKQIQQRQRDDFSVDLGSVKAQIVRQNCGFIYISIWEADLHPIGNPSAAKKCS; encoded by the coding sequence ATGAGATCTATTCTGCTAAATAATCGCTATCAAGTTATCCAGGTACTCGGTGCTGGCGGATTTGGGGAAACCTTTTTGGCAGAAGATACCCACATGCCTTCTCGCCGACGTTGTGTGATTAAGCAATTAAAACCAATTGCGAATGATCCTCAAACCTATGAATTGATTCAGCAACGTTTTGAAAGAGAAGCAGCAACTTTAGAGTATTTGGGGGACAGTAGTGACCAAATTCCCCGATTACACGCTTATTTTTCGGAAAATGGCCTGTTTTATCTAGTGCAAGAATGGATTCACGGGGAAACGTTAACCCATCTTGTGGAAACTAGGGGATGTCAAAGTGAAACCATAGTCCGAGAAATTCTCTTGAGTTTGCTATCAGTATTGGATTATGTGCATAGCAAGGGGATCATTCACCGTGATATCAAACCAGATAATATTATTCTGCGTTCTGTTGATAGCCAGCCTGTCTTGATTGATTTCGGTGCAGTGAAAGAAACAATTCGGACAGTGGTGAGTAAACCAGGATATCCGATACAGTCTATGGTGATTGGTACACCGGGATATATGCCTGGCGAACAAGCAATTGGACGACCAATTTACGCCACAGATATTTATAGTTTAGGCTTAACAGCTATTTATCTGTTAACTGGCAAACAGCCTTCAGCATTACCCACTCATCAACAAACTGGGGAAATTATCTGGCAGAATGAAGCACCGCAAGTTTCACCCCAACTAGCGATGGTGCTGAATCAGGCAATTAAACCCCAAGCGAGCGAGCGCTACAGCACTGCTAGTAAAATGCTTTATGCTTTAAACTCTACAACTAATCTACCTACATCCCCTACGATCAATTTTCGTCCCACTGAAACTGCATCAACTCAGCAAACTCAGGCTGTTTCTCCACCCCCAAAAATTCCACCGCTAAATTCCCAAAAACCTATATGGATATTTGGTGGGTTAATTGTCGCTGGTTTAATTGCTGGGATGGGGATTTCTCGCTTGTCTCGTCCCCAACAATCAGAATTACCCATTGTCAACAATTCTGAGTATCCAGCAGATCCTACTCCATCTTTAGCAGCAAATGAGCAACCAACTTCTCCACCAATAGCATCTTCGGTTACACCTAGCACACCCCCACAACAACCCGTAAATTCGGCTCCTTTATCGGCTAACAATGACGCAACAGATTCTAACTCTGCAAATGAATCTCCAGTTATCACCGATGAACAGCCTGTAATTACAGATACTGATAATTCAACAACTACGCCAGAGGCTCAACCTACTGTCATTCCGACAAAAGAAGCACCTGCAATACAACCAGACAAGCCAGAGAACAAAAAAAAAGTAAGTATAACAAGCGGTCTCAGCGTTCCCGCATTTCCTACAGGTACAAACAGAAGCACCGTAGAAGCCACTCTCGGAAAGCCAAATAGGGATTTGAGGGGTTTGTGGCGTAATACTCGCGCTGTTACCTATAAAATAGTGCCAAATCAAATCGACTTAGGCTATCTCTTTGATCGTAATTCTGGAAGGTTAGTGCAAACTGAGGCTGCTTTTAATCAATCAGTAGACCCAGAAGTGATGCAAAATACTCTAAGTGGAATGCTTAACGGTCAAGTCACTCCCGAAATTCAGCAAGGACTAAAACAAATTCAACAGCGTCAGAGGGATGATTTTAGTGTTGATCTAGGTTCAGTGAAAGCACAAATTGTCCGCCAGAATTGTGGTTTTATTTATATCAGTATTTGGGAAGCTGATTTACATCCGATTGGCAACCCATCAGCGGCGAAAAAGTGTTCTTAA